A genome region from Salvelinus alpinus chromosome 26, SLU_Salpinus.1, whole genome shotgun sequence includes the following:
- the LOC139554360 gene encoding uncharacterized protein, translating into MILLGSTWIRRGDVVFPTRRGDVVFPTRRGDVVFPTRRDVVFPTRRGDVVFPTRRGDVVFPTRRGDVVFPTRRDVVFPTRRGDVVFPTRRGDVVFPTRRGDVVFPTRRGDVVFPTRRGVPNQTWCSPPDVVTWCSQPDVVFPTRRGDVVFPTRRDVVFPTRRGDVVFPTRRGDVVFPTRRGDVVFPTRRGDVVFPTRRGDVVFPTRRGDVVFPTRRGDVVFPTRRGDVVFPTRRDVVTWCSQPDVVTWCSPPDVVFPTRRGDVVFPTRRGDVVFPTRRGDVVFPTRRGDVVFPTRRDVVFPTRRGDVVFPTRRGDVVFPTRRGDVVFPTRRGDVVFPTRSGDVVFPTRSGDVVFPTRRGDVVFPARRGDVVFPARRDVVFPTRRGDVVFPTRRGDVVFPTRRGDVVFPTRRGDVVFPTRRGVPDQTW; encoded by the exons ATGATTTTACTAGGAAGCACCTGGATCAG ACGTGGTGACGTGGTGTTCCCCACCAGACGTGGTGACGTGGTGTTCCCAACCAGACGTGGTGACGTGGTGTTCCCCACCAGACGTG ACGTGGTGTTCCCCACCAGACGTGGTGACGTGGTGTTCCCCACCAGACGTGGTGACGTGGTGTTCCCCACCAGACGTGGTGACGTGGTGTTCCCCACCAGACGTG ACGTGGTGTTCCCCACCAGACGTGGTGACGTGGTGTTCCCCACCAGACGTGGTGACGTGGTGTTCCCCACCAGACGTGGTGACGTGGTGTTCCCCACCAGACGTGGTGACGTGGTGTTCCCAACCAGACGTGGTGTTCCCAACCAGACGTGGTGTTCCCCACCAGACGTGGTGACGTGGTGTTCCCAACCAGACGTGGTGTTCCCAACCAGACGTGGTGACGTGGTGTTCCCCACCAGACGTG ACGTGGTGTTCCCCACCAGACGTGGTGACGTGGTGTTCCCAACCAGACGTGGTGACGTGGTGTTCCCCACCAGACGTGGTGACGTGGTGTTCCCAACCAGACGTGGTGACGTGGTGTTCCCCACCAGACGTGGTGACGTGGTGTTCCCCACCAGACGTGGTGACGTGGTGTTCCCCACCAGACGTGGTGACGTGGTGTTCCCCACCAGACGTGGTGACGTGGTGTTCCCCACCAGACGTG ACGTGGTGACGTGGTGTTCCCAACCAGACGTGGTGACGTGGTGTTCCCCACCAGACGTGGTGTTCCCAACCAGACGTGGTGACGTGGTGTTCCCCACCAGACGTGGTGACGTGGTGTTCCCAACCAGACGTGGTGACGTGGTGTTCCCCACCAGACGTGGTGACGTGGTGTTCCCCACCAGACGTG ACGTGGTGTTCCCCACCAGACGTGGTGACGTGGTGTTCCCAACCAGACGTGGTGACGTGGTGTTCCCAACCAGACGTGGTGACGTGGTGTTCCCCACCAGACGTGGTGACGTGGTGTTCCCCACCAGAAGTGGTGACGTGGTGTTCCCCACCAGAAGTGGTGACGTGGTGTTCCCCACCAGACGTGGTGACGTGGTGTTCCCAGCCAGACGTGGTGACGTGGTGTTCCCAGCCAGACGTG ACGTGGTGTTCCCCACCAGACGTGGTGACGTGGTGTTCCCCACCAGACGTGGTGACGTGGTGTTCCCCACCAGACGTGGTGACGTGGTGTTCCCCACCAGACGTGGTGACGTGGTGTTCCCCACCAGACGTGGTGTTCCCGACCAGACGTGGTGA